The Faecalibacterium prausnitzii genome includes a window with the following:
- a CDS encoding DUF3846 domain-containing protein, giving the protein MEQNENTLSVLKIAPGQRPQQVEIDNDLKALQQAVGGSVDAVYPFADPVAIICNDEGKLMGLPLNRALRDEDGQMYDAVAGTFLVVGLGEEDFASLTPELAQKYEQLFHQPEAFLKLGNRLLVLPVPDEPPTEKPRTKPPAEHDR; this is encoded by the coding sequence ATGGAACAGAATGAAAACACCCTGTCGGTGCTGAAAATTGCGCCGGGACAGCGTCCGCAGCAGGTCGAGATTGATAACGACCTGAAAGCCTTGCAGCAGGCAGTGGGCGGCTCGGTTGATGCTGTTTACCCCTTTGCAGACCCGGTGGCTATCATCTGCAATGACGAGGGCAAACTCATGGGTCTGCCGTTGAACCGTGCCCTGCGGGACGAGGACGGGCAGATGTATGACGCCGTTGCCGGAACCTTTCTGGTGGTGGGGCTGGGCGAGGAGGATTTTGCATCCCTGACCCCGGAACTGGCGCAGAAGTACGAGCAGCTTTTTCATCAGCCGGAAGCCTTTCTGAAACTGGGCAACCGTCTGCTGGTGCTGCCGGTGCCCGATGAACCGCCCACAGAAAAGCCCCGCACCAAGCCCCCGGCAGAGCATGACCGCTAA
- a CDS encoding PcfB family protein, which translates to MAVQEEIEQKSFNIMISTTKLSARTVLRAVKVAFQLYHSKVSQGKQSVRTLLRQNRGVSSVEISKTGIRGLERYAKKYGIDYAIRKDTSEVPPRYLVFFKAPDAEAFHSAFKEYSASLLNKDKRPSVLARLQELVQAAAELPGKVRHKEQERGL; encoded by the coding sequence ATGGCAGTGCAGGAAGAAATCGAACAAAAGTCATTCAACATTATGATCTCCACCACGAAGCTGTCTGCCCGGACCGTTCTCCGGGCGGTAAAGGTGGCGTTTCAGCTGTACCATTCCAAAGTATCCCAAGGCAAGCAGAGCGTCCGCACTCTTCTGCGGCAAAACCGGGGTGTGTCCAGCGTGGAGATCAGCAAAACGGGCATCCGTGGTCTGGAACGCTACGCCAAAAAGTACGGCATCGACTACGCCATCCGCAAGGACACCTCCGAGGTGCCGCCCCGGTATCTGGTCTTTTTCAAAGCCCCGGATGCAGAAGCCTTTCACTCGGCGTTCAAGGAATATTCGGCATCCCTGCTGAACAAGGACAAAAGACCCTCGGTGCTGGCACGATTGCAGGAGCTGGTGCAGGCAGCGGCAGAACTCCCCGGCAAAGTCCGGCACAAGGAACAGGAGCGGGGGCTGTGA
- a CDS encoding recombinase family protein translates to MNEYNKITALYSRLSVGDEDRDGGESNSIVNQKAFLERYAQQQRLTNIRHYIDDDESGRFFDRSAYSRMMEDVENGKIGVCIMKDLTRWGRDYLQVGNAMEVFRRNNVRFIAVNNGIDSDNPDTLEFAPFINIMSEWYAKDISKKVKTGIRTKGASGKPIATEAPYGYMKDPNNKDFWIIDEEAAEVVRLIFRLFIGGKNRNQIAVYLKNEQILTPTFYLKQHDRGTAKSRPLNEENRYKWNKATLTKILTRQEYCGDVVNFKTTKHFRDKRNHYVDKSEWQITENVHEPIIDRADFETVQRILENAPVRRPNGDGEIHPLSGLMFCKDCGAKMHIRIDYRNGGKRHVAFCSEYHKGKAKNPKCNSPHIIDADLVMQTIADVLKKVAEYSISNREEFEALVRKNLDMQQTDKSKKQQKRIPQITTRLEQIDKVLNKLYEDNALGAIPQDRYEQMSQKYSEEYYTLKAELAELKEQLSAFEDAGGWAHKFLKLIERYAAFTDLTPAILNEFISRIEVHERDKKRAKQAVQHIGIYFSYIGKFENELTQLAEPTEEEIRQMREKIEEAQKEKSRAYHRNYSKEYRAKNLEKRREYERIKAREYRAKRKAQAAALPVS, encoded by the coding sequence ATGAACGAATATAATAAAATTACAGCCCTTTACTCCCGCCTTTCCGTCGGGGACGAGGACAGAGATGGCGGCGAGAGCAACAGCATTGTAAACCAAAAGGCATTTCTGGAACGGTACGCCCAACAGCAGAGATTAACCAATATCCGGCACTACATTGACGATGACGAAAGCGGCAGGTTCTTTGACCGCTCTGCCTATTCCCGCATGATGGAGGATGTGGAAAACGGAAAAATAGGCGTCTGCATTATGAAAGACCTGACGCGCTGGGGGCGTGATTATCTCCAAGTCGGCAATGCAATGGAGGTATTCAGACGGAACAATGTCCGCTTTATCGCGGTCAATAACGGCATAGACAGCGACAATCCCGATACATTGGAGTTTGCGCCCTTTATCAATATCATGTCGGAGTGGTACGCAAAGGACATCAGCAAGAAAGTAAAAACGGGTATCAGGACCAAGGGTGCAAGCGGCAAACCCATCGCCACCGAAGCCCCATACGGATATATGAAAGACCCGAACAACAAGGATTTTTGGATAATCGACGAGGAAGCCGCCGAAGTGGTACGCTTGATTTTCCGTCTGTTTATCGGCGGGAAGAACAGAAACCAAATTGCCGTATATCTCAAAAACGAGCAAATCCTCACGCCTACGTTCTACCTCAAACAGCACGACAGAGGGACAGCGAAAAGCAGACCGCTGAACGAGGAAAATCGCTATAAATGGAACAAAGCAACCTTAACCAAGATACTCACAAGGCAGGAGTATTGTGGTGATGTTGTCAATTTCAAGACCACAAAGCATTTTCGGGACAAGCGCAACCACTATGTAGATAAAAGCGAATGGCAGATAACCGAGAATGTGCATGAGCCGATTATCGACCGCGCCGACTTTGAAACCGTACAGCGGATTTTGGAAAACGCGCCTGTCAGACGCCCTAACGGGGACGGAGAAATCCACCCTTTGTCGGGCTTGATGTTCTGTAAAGACTGCGGCGCAAAAATGCACATTCGCATAGATTACAGGAACGGCGGCAAGCGTCATGTTGCCTTTTGCAGCGAGTACCACAAGGGCAAAGCCAAAAATCCCAAATGCAATTCCCCGCACATCATAGACGCTGATTTAGTCATGCAGACTATCGCGGATGTTCTGAAAAAAGTTGCAGAATACTCCATAAGCAACCGGGAGGAATTTGAAGCATTAGTCCGAAAAAACCTTGATATGCAGCAGACGGACAAGAGCAAAAAACAGCAGAAGCGTATTCCGCAAATTACAACACGCCTTGAACAGATTGACAAGGTGCTGAATAAACTCTACGAGGATAACGCCCTCGGTGCTATCCCACAAGACCGATACGAGCAAATGTCACAGAAATATTCGGAGGAATACTATACGCTGAAAGCGGAACTTGCAGAACTCAAAGAACAGTTATCCGCGTTTGAGGACGCAGGAGGATGGGCGCATAAGTTTTTGAAGCTGATAGAACGCTACGCCGCCTTTACCGACCTTACCCCCGCCATTCTCAATGAATTTATCAGCAGAATTGAAGTGCATGAGCGCGATAAGAAAAGGGCAAAACAAGCTGTTCAGCATATCGGGATATATTTCAGCTATATCGGCAAGTTTGAAAACGAACTGACACAGCTTGCAGAGCCGACAGAGGAAGAAATCCGGCAAATGCGGGAGAAAATCGAAGAAGCCCAAAAGGAAAAGAGCCGCGCTTATCATCGGAACTACTCAAAGGAATACCGGGCGAAAAACCTTGAAAAACGCCGGGAGTATGAACGCATCAAGGCGCGGGAATATCGGGCAAAGCGAAAGGCGCAAGCCGCTGCGCTGCCCGTATCGTAA
- a CDS encoding transposon-encoded TnpW family protein yields the protein MTEKKTTTTAQKQPDGIITTQRNGQTIVAELFFNHRSAETFRDKLLKAILADYSHFSASDGQEP from the coding sequence ATGACAGAAAAGAAAACCACAACCACCGCGCAGAAGCAGCCGGATGGTATCATCACAACACAGCGGAACGGACAGACCATCGTTGCGGAGTTGTTTTTCAATCACAGAAGCGCAGAAACATTCCGCGACAAGCTGCTGAAAGCGATACTTGCCGACTATTCGCATTTTTCTGCGTCTGACGGTCAAGAGCCGTAA